From a single Aspergillus puulaauensis MK2 DNA, chromosome 2, nearly complete sequence genomic region:
- a CDS encoding putative haloacid dehalogenase-like hydrolase (COG:S;~EggNog:ENOG410PKDS;~InterPro:IPR041492,IPR006439,IPR036412,IPR023214;~PFAM:PF13242,PF13419;~go_function: GO:0016787 - hydrolase activity [Evidence IEA]): protein MRVTPTFNVLSSRVKQRLAMSSLQDYELRQRRFAPLNPANCEPTKAPQLKGIVFDVDGTLCLPQNYMFGEMRAALGISKSVDILHHVRSLPTAEEQLEASNKIKAIEREAMQHQEPQPGLVELMEYLRDKGIKRALCTRNFEMPVMNLLQNHLPEHIFLPIITRETPGLLPKPDPAGILHIATEWGLDNGGEDLIMVGDSVDDITAGHTAGAATVLLLNDHNGHLREHMHTDLVIENLHELIDILENGFVGHRTRAEQSSLPLTGKPKLVGS, encoded by the exons ATGCGAGTAACCCCCACATTCAACGTCCTTTCATCCCGTGTTAAGCAACGTCTTGCGATGTCATCTCTCCAAGACTACGAGCTTCGCCAACGACGGTTTGCCCCGCTCAACCCAGCCAACTGTGAGCCAACTAAGGCACCTCAATTAAAAGGCATTGTATTCGACGTTGACGGTACATTATG TCTTCCGCAAAACTACATGTTCGGCGAGATGCG TGCAGCATTGGGCATCAGTAAATCAGTCGACATTCTACATCACGTCCGTAGCCTCCCCACAGCTGAAGAGCAGCTCGAGGCCAGTAACAAGATCAAGGCTATTGAGCGCGAAGCAATGCAGCACCAAGAGCCCCAGCCTGGACTGGTAGAGTTGATGGAGTATCTACGGGATAAGGGTATCAAGCGGGCTCTGTGTACGAGAAATTTTGA AATGCCTGTCATGAATCTACTCCAGAACCATCTCCCAGAGCATATCTTCCTGCCTATCATTACCAGGGAGACGCCTGGGTTGTTGCCCAAACCTGACCCTGCAGGGATCTTGCATATTGCGACTGAGTGGGGCCTGGATAATGGGGGTGAGGATTTAATCATG GTCGGTGACAGCGTCGATGATATAACTGCCGGCCACACCGCGGGCGCGGCAACGGTTTTGCTGCTCAACGACCATAACGGCCACTTGAGAGAGCATATGCACACAGACCTGGTTATTGAGAATCTGCATGAACTCATTGACATCCTGGAGAATGGGTTCGTCGGGCATAGAACCCGCGCGGAGCAGAGCAGTCTTCCGCTAACGGGCAAGCCTAAGCTGGTAGGCAGTTAA
- a CDS encoding uncharacterized protein (COG:S;~EggNog:ENOG410Q2EA) has protein sequence MPDPPNQSFRLLSESELNRDDPYDFELHKEPVARNVNVANAFSLMKAAIELKVLQATKLILHISRTSSLSVSDQKSTIRRAMDRRERRIADIVDTMINDDFEEGVCEIASQLHIPPQTLPQRIRSPSEILEALETAEEAPREDELVLQGPSLLASSVGIHNSNYLVNEDATDLEELDENVRNGVEGVDGQGTREPSDLSSSIPTPGSGSVYSSLERSLSASNVHSVAPGPRQCKIVSAAQYTKIVSEREPQFSDVSQPYSIDSLVADSARIDRSALEMNTYRQLKSADSFPGEFPISEGLEYSSLATAKHHSRMPSIRTSVRPFSDL, from the coding sequence ATGCCCGATCCCCCAAACCAAAGCTTCCGCTTGCTCTCCGAGTCGGAGCTAAACCGAGATGACCCCTACGACTTCGAACTACACAAGGAACCCGTGGCTCGAAACGTCAATGTTGCAAACGCCTTTTCTCTTATGAAAGCAGCCATCGAGCTCAAAGTCTTACAAGCAACGAAACTTATCCTGCATATTTCTCGTACCAGTTCATTGTCAGTCTCGGACCAGAAATCCACTATCCGTCGTGCCATGGACCGCAGGGAACGGCGCATCGCTGACATTGTTGACACCATGATAAATGATGACTTTGAGGAGGGTGTCTGCGAGATTGCGTCGCAGCTTCACATTCCACCTCAGACTTTGCCTCAGCGCATTCGATCCCCGTCTGAAATATTAGAGGCGCTCGAGACCGCGGAAGAAGCGCCCCGTGAGGACGAGCTAGTCCTGCAAGGACCGTCGTTGCTTGCTTCATCTGTGGGAATACATAATTCCAACTATTTGGTCAATGAAGATGCAACAGACTTAGAAGAGCTAGATGAGAACGTGCGAAACGGAGTAGAGGGTGTGGATGGTCAAGGAACGAGAGAGCCTAGTGATTTATCTTCGTCTATCCCAACGCCTGGCAGTGGTTCGGTCTACTCTTCGCTGGAGAGAAGCTTATCAGCAAGCAATGTACATTCTGTCGCGCCTGGTCCCCGGCAGTGCAAGATTGTCTCGGCAGCTCAATACACCAAGATTGTCTCGGAGAGAGAGCCGCAGTTCAGCGACGTCAGCCAGCCATATTCGATCGACTCCTTGGTTGCAGATAGTGCTCGGATCGATCGTTCTGCGCTCGAGATGAACACGTATCGTCAATTAAAGTCTGCCGATAGTTTCCCGGGGGAGTTTCCCATTAGCGAAGGGCTGGAATACAGTTCGCTGGCGACGGCAAAGCATCATTCGCGCATGCCTTCAATAAGGACGTCGGTGCGCCCGTTTTCTGACCTGTAG
- a CDS encoding zinc knuckle domain protein (COG:S;~EggNog:ENOG410QEDP;~InterPro:IPR036875,IPR001878;~go_function: GO:0003676 - nucleic acid binding [Evidence IEA];~go_function: GO:0008270 - zinc ion binding [Evidence IEA]): MPDIPSDDEDSRIASLGAQRNRGSASASANASRSGSNTSSRRTSREPHRRRRRGRGSQSADPQDFVPKGATFSAHSLEVDPDTESTSGSESDSGSGSEDSSSESSSGSESESENDIEKGVRSDVGSANVSAPAPNWNKTGGGVIRTSLRGRQNGNANTNTNTDSEPQSAAAKKSEFVNGTHGGSWSPSVASGEQERGSGQGEGDSAAPAENDVQMEEGEVNGDQEGTAGSRSPISGDSDDSESLDSEADDSIMLNIGSRGHGQSQNDAISISDDSEADDYDPEALPISQSVGPADIFDNQNGTPNGSAADSKESALLRFAQKYPNAPSTLADLCQEDMELQAKIVFYDRHINDINLQLPIVCMECLREGHLAEVCPTKECVHCGAWNKHQSTLCPKWRRCQRCRERGHDQKQCPSALKSSASEIPCDLCGSSEHLEFDCDFLWKLPRQDTTAAPVLVSVSCAHCTSNRHLICDCPSLTRPFLSSSFTVRGIDPNLITNINSVVNPRRGGPPPSGPSGGQRGMKIRGRADHARSPSPDSDDMMSMSMSRGGNARRGGPGGNRNANRGNINIRIGGKNNGPPPARDYRDRDDPRGYNPRQRSMSPGRDRGRSTRGRGGYQPPPRSPSRGQGRPSGPSGPSRPGRGGRGGGRGGGGKRGGGDAYRPMPSAAKKAWDRYRL, translated from the exons ATGCCAGACATACCAAGCGACGACGAGGACTCGAGAATTGCCTCCTTAGGCGCCCAGCGCAACCGTGGAAGCGCAAGCGCAAGCGCAAATGCCAGCAGAAGCGGAAGCAACACTTCCTCACGACGCACCTCCCGCGAGCCACACAGACGCCGCCGGCGCGGTCGCGGCTCACAATCTGCCGATCCACAGGATTTCGTTCCAAAAGGTGCGACGTTCAGTGCGCATTCGCTAGAGGTCGATCCAGACACTGAGAGTACGTCGGGGTCAGAGTCGGATTCCGGTTCAGGTTCGGAAGACTCGTCTTCAGAGTCTTCGTCTGGAAgtgagagcgagagcgagaatgATATCGAGAAGGGTGTGAGATCTGACGTGGGTAGTGCGAATGTGAGCGCGCCGGCGCCGAACTGGAATAAAACTGGCGGAGGCGTTATTCGGACTTCTTTGCGTGGTCGGCAAAATGGGAACGCGAATACAAATACAAATACGGATTCGGAACCACAATCTgcagcggcgaagaagtcTGAGTTTGTAAATGGCACACACggaggaagctggagccCGTCTGTTGCGTCGGGCGAGCAAGAAAGAGGGTCAGGCCAAGGGGAAGGTGATTCAGCGGCACCTGCTGAAAACGACGTTCAAatggaagagggcgaggtgAACGGAGACCAGGAGGGTACCGCGGGGTCTCGCTCACCTATATCTGGCGATTCGGATGATTCTGAGTCTTTGGATTCAGAAGCAGACGATTCCATCATGTTGAATATTGGTTCGCGGGGCCATGGTCAAAGCCAGAATGAtgctatatctatatctgaTGACAGTGAGGCTGACGACTACGATCCTGAAGCTTTACCTATTTCACAATCGGTCGGACCAGCGGACATCTTCGACAATCAGAACGGGACACCAAATGGTTCTGCTGCCGACTCGAAGGAAAGTGCGCTTCTTCGTTTCGCGCAGAAATATCCCAATGCGCCTTCTACCCTAGCCGATCTTTGCCAGGAGGACATGGAACTACAAGCTAAAATTGTGTTCTACGATCGACATATCAACGATATCAATCTACAGCTACCGATTGTGTGCATGGAATGCTTGCGGGAGGGCCATCTCGCTGAGGTCTGTCCAACGAAAGAG TGTGTTCACTGCGGCGCCTGGAATAAGCACCAAAGTACCCTCTGCCCTAAGTGGCGAAGATGTCAACGATGCCGCGAACGTGGGCATGACCAGAAGCAGTGCCCATCTGCTTTGAAAAGCTCCGCGTCAGAAATCCCATGCGACTTATGCGGCTCCTCAGAACACCTCGAATTCGACTGCGATTTCTTGTGGAAATTGCCACGGCAGGACACAACCGCGGCGCCGGTCCTCGTATCCGTATCCTGTGCCCACTGCACAAGTAACCGTCACTTAATATGCGACTGTCCCTCTCTCACGCGCCCATTCCTTTCATCATCATTCACTGTCCGTGGAATTGATCCAAACCTAATCACAAACATCAACTCCGTTGTGAATCCCAGACGTGGTGGGCCCCCTCCAAGCGGACCCTCCGGCGGACAACGCGGCATGAAAATCCGAGGCCGAGCAGACCATGCTCGTTCACCATCGCCAGATAGCGACGACAtgatgtccatgtccatgtcccGCGGCGGTAACGCTAGAAGGGGCGGGCCCGGTGGTAACCGAAACGCAAACAGGggcaatatcaacatccgGATTGGAGGGAAGAACAACGGACCACCGCCGGCCCGGGATTATCGCGATCGTGACGATCCTAGGGGCTATAATCCGCGGCAGCGCTCTATGTCCCCTGGTCGGGATAGAGGCAGGTCTACTCGTGGACGGGGAGGTTACCAGCCGCCGCCAAGGTCTCCGTCGCGTGGACAGGGCCGTCCCTCTGGTCCCTCTGGTCCATCCCGCCCAGGTAGAGGTGGCCGTGGAGGTGgacgaggtggtggtgggaaacgcggcggcggagacgCCTACCGCCCCATGCCAAGTGCGGCTAAGAAGGCCTGGGATAGATACCGGCTTTGA